A stretch of the Myxosarcina sp. GI1 genome encodes the following:
- a CDS encoding HigA family addiction module antitoxin has product MSDELLHNPMAGEILKEEFLEEIGMSQNALAKAIGVPFNCIHAIVKGTHRITADTDLRLCRFFNLSEGYFLRLQNAYETMEAKRKLGEQLTVIEPYMPEAVLQ; this is encoded by the coding sequence ATGAGTGATGAACTATTGCATAATCCAATGGCAGGAGAAATTCTCAAAGAAGAATTTCTTGAAGAAATCGGTATGAGTCAAAATGCTTTGGCAAAGGCAATTGGTGTCCCCTTTAATTGTATTCATGCGATCGTTAAAGGTACTCACCGTATTACTGCTGATACCGATCTAAGATTATGTCGCTTCTTTAATTTATCAGAGGGGTATTTTTTAAGATTACAAAATGCCTATGAAACAATGGAAGCCAAGCGAAAATTAGGAGAGCAATTAACAGTGATCGAGCCTTATATGCCAGAAGCTGTACTGCAATAG
- a CDS encoding cell wall metabolism sensor histidine kinase WalK yields the protein MLPRFNPELSKSAAAPNASANWQNLGAELVFTQDLSGNYLSFWWAKAERYGLNCDSAHSSKAAVFTPVDREAYMRKIRRIVRRRLPEQCYCLFEFGVHSFSFELVISPILPPQGEVNAVMVMGHLLEEQEVFSFSHTDSKVPIYSFQKLLDRIVSKIRRSLDLENIWQQTVDSLGQTLALSRCAILVPDIYKTKLIVKAEYHQAEIASILGTEIDWQERPALKQAFSASYAIALDYIVSNPLAEKSVVIISTSCTSEHNVLIYLQQCDRYRVWTMAEMELIKEVAEHAGGAIYLAKLYQEVEQASIQAEEANRLKSDFLANTSHELRTPLNGIIGFLKLLMEGMADNPEEQQEFIEEAYKSSIHLLNLINDILDIAKIESGKMELELGEVELDELLHDVDKLVRTQAEQKKLQFQIKYPSTLTPVMIYGNYQRILQVMLNLIGNAIKFTHEGGIAIAAEVNNKKVEFQGNEFPGTVKISVADSGIGVSLEKQDKLFENFFQVDNSRTKSYGGTGLGLAISQKLVEAMGGNISFYSMGEGLGSTVTFTVLLSHLPVIKTVQ from the coding sequence ATGTTGCCTAGATTTAATCCAGAATTATCTAAGAGTGCCGCTGCACCAAATGCTAGTGCTAATTGGCAAAATTTGGGCGCAGAATTGGTATTTACTCAGGATCTTTCTGGAAACTATCTATCTTTTTGGTGGGCAAAAGCTGAAAGGTATGGTTTGAATTGCGATTCCGCACACTCTTCTAAAGCGGCAGTTTTTACTCCTGTAGACCGCGAAGCTTACATGCGAAAAATTCGGCGCATTGTTAGACGGCGGCTTCCCGAACAGTGTTACTGTCTGTTTGAGTTTGGCGTACATTCATTTTCTTTTGAACTGGTCATTAGTCCGATTTTACCGCCCCAGGGTGAAGTCAATGCCGTCATGGTTATGGGACATTTGCTAGAAGAGCAAGAGGTATTTTCATTTTCCCATACCGATTCTAAAGTACCTATTTATAGCTTTCAAAAATTATTAGATCGTATCGTCAGTAAAATTCGTCGCAGCCTCGATTTGGAAAATATCTGGCAACAAACAGTTGATAGTTTGGGTCAAACTTTGGCTTTAAGCCGTTGTGCGATTTTAGTTCCAGACATTTATAAAACTAAGTTGATAGTAAAGGCTGAATACCATCAGGCAGAAATTGCTTCAATTTTAGGTACGGAGATCGATTGGCAAGAACGTCCTGCTCTCAAACAAGCTTTCAGTGCTTCTTATGCCATTGCTTTAGATTACATCGTTTCCAACCCGCTAGCAGAAAAGTCGGTTGTAATAATATCTACTTCCTGTACCAGCGAACACAACGTTTTAATATATTTACAGCAGTGCGATCGCTATCGTGTCTGGACGATGGCAGAAATGGAGTTGATTAAGGAGGTTGCCGAACACGCAGGAGGGGCAATTTATCTGGCAAAACTCTATCAGGAAGTAGAACAAGCCAGCATCCAAGCTGAAGAAGCCAACCGACTCAAAAGTGATTTTTTAGCCAATACTTCTCACGAATTGCGTACGCCTCTCAACGGCATTATTGGCTTTCTCAAGTTGCTTATGGAGGGGATGGCAGACAACCCCGAAGAACAACAAGAATTTATCGAAGAAGCATATAAATCTTCAATCCATCTACTAAATCTGATTAACGATATTCTCGATATTGCCAAAATTGAATCTGGCAAGATGGAACTGGAATTAGGGGAAGTAGAATTAGACGAGTTACTCCACGATGTGGATAAGTTAGTCCGTACCCAAGCCGAACAAAAAAAACTTCAGTTTCAAATCAAATATCCTTCTACTCTTACACCTGTAATGATTTACGGCAATTACCAACGTATTTTACAGGTCATGCTCAACCTAATTGGTAACGCGATTAAGTTTACTCATGAAGGGGGAATTGCGATCGCCGCAGAAGTTAACAACAAAAAAGTTGAGTTTCAGGGTAATGAATTTCCAGGTACGGTGAAAATTAGCGTCGCCGATTCGGGTATCGGAGTTTCCTTAGAAAAGCAGGATAAGCTATTTGAAAACTTTTTTCAGGTAGATAATTCTCGCACCAAATCTTATGGCGGTACGGGTTTGGGTTTGGCAATTTCCCAAAAGCTAGTTGAGGCAATGGGAGGCAACATTTCTTTTTACAGTATGGGTGAAGGTTTGGGTTCCACTGTTACCTTTACCGTTCTGTTGAGTCATTTACCAGTAATTAAAACAGTTCAGTAG
- the lepA gene encoding translation elongation factor 4, whose amino-acid sequence MTDVPVSRIRNFSIIAHIDHGKSTLADRMLQFTETVAQREMKEQFLDNMDLERERGITIKLQAARMNYKAKDGQVYVVNLIDTPGHVDFSYEVSRSLAACEGALLVVDASQGVEAQTLANVYLALDNDLEIIPVLNKIDLPGAEPERVASEIEDVVGLDCSDIIKASAKMGVGIDEILEAIVNFVPPPQDTIDQPLRALIFDSYYDPYRGVIVYFRVMDGKVKKGDNVRLMASGKEYEIDELGVLSPNQIQVDELHAGEVGYFAAAIKAVEDARVGDTITLVETPANKPLPGYTEAKPMVFCGLFPTDADQYEDLREALDRLKLNDAALSYEPETSTAMGFGFRCGFLGLLHMEIVQERLEREYDLDLITTAPSVIYRVTTVEGEVLEIDNPSLLPDPQKREKIEEPYIKVEMITPENFVGTLMDLCQTRRGIFKDMKYFAQNRTCLIYELPLAEVVTDFFDQLKSRSRGYASMEYQLLGYRADNLVKLDILVNKEPVDALSTIVHRDKAYYVGRALTEKLKELIPRHQFKVPIQASIGSKVIASEHIPPLRKDVLAKCYGGDISRKKKLLQKQAKGKKRLKAIGSVDVPQEAFMAVLRLSGQ is encoded by the coding sequence ATGACTGACGTTCCCGTCTCTCGTATTCGTAACTTCTCAATTATCGCTCATATCGACCACGGCAAATCAACTCTAGCCGATCGCATGTTACAGTTTACCGAAACTGTCGCTCAAAGAGAAATGAAAGAACAATTTCTCGACAATATGGATTTGGAACGAGAGCGAGGAATTACGATCAAGCTGCAAGCAGCCAGAATGAACTATAAAGCTAAAGACGGGCAAGTATATGTAGTTAATCTGATCGATACTCCAGGTCACGTCGATTTTTCTTATGAAGTCTCCCGTTCTTTAGCAGCTTGTGAAGGAGCATTATTAGTAGTAGACGCTTCTCAGGGAGTAGAAGCGCAAACTTTGGCTAATGTGTATTTGGCGTTAGACAACGATTTAGAAATTATTCCCGTCCTCAACAAAATCGATCTTCCTGGTGCCGAACCCGAACGAGTCGCTAGCGAAATTGAAGATGTAGTGGGTTTAGACTGTAGCGACATTATTAAAGCCTCAGCCAAAATGGGGGTGGGGATAGACGAAATTTTAGAGGCAATTGTTAATTTTGTTCCACCGCCACAAGATACTATAGACCAACCTTTAAGAGCCTTGATTTTTGACAGCTATTACGACCCCTACCGAGGAGTTATCGTTTATTTTCGGGTTATGGATGGCAAAGTCAAAAAAGGTGATAACGTTCGGCTGATGGCATCGGGTAAAGAATACGAAATTGATGAACTTGGCGTACTTTCTCCCAACCAAATTCAGGTAGATGAACTTCATGCAGGAGAGGTGGGTTATTTTGCAGCGGCAATTAAAGCAGTAGAAGATGCTCGCGTTGGCGATACGATAACTTTAGTGGAAACTCCCGCTAACAAACCTTTACCAGGGTACACCGAAGCCAAACCAATGGTTTTCTGTGGTTTATTTCCTACCGATGCCGACCAGTATGAAGATTTGCGAGAGGCTTTAGATCGGCTCAAGCTCAACGATGCAGCACTATCTTACGAACCCGAAACCTCGACAGCAATGGGTTTTGGCTTTCGCTGCGGCTTTTTGGGCTTGCTGCACATGGAAATCGTGCAGGAAAGACTGGAACGAGAATACGATCTAGACCTCATTACCACCGCACCTTCGGTAATCTATCGCGTTACTACAGTTGAAGGAGAAGTGTTAGAAATTGATAACCCTTCTTTGCTGCCCGATCCGCAAAAACGCGAAAAGATCGAAGAACCTTACATTAAAGTCGAGATGATTACTCCTGAAAATTTTGTTGGCACTTTGATGGACTTGTGTCAAACTCGACGGGGTATCTTTAAAGATATGAAGTACTTCGCCCAAAATCGTACCTGTTTGATTTACGAACTGCCTCTAGCTGAAGTTGTCACTGACTTTTTCGACCAGTTAAAGTCTCGTTCTCGCGGTTATGCCAGCATGGAATATCAGTTATTGGGCTATCGCGCCGATAATTTGGTTAAATTAGACATTTTGGTTAATAAAGAGCCTGTAGACGCTCTTTCTACCATCGTTCATCGCGATAAGGCTTACTATGTCGGTCGGGCTTTAACCGAAAAACTCAAAGAATTAATTCCCCGCCATCAGTTTAAAGTACCAATCCAGGCGAGTATTGGCTCAAAGGTAATCGCTAGCGAACACATTCCTCCATTGCGTAAAGATGTACTCGCCAAGTGTTATGGCGGTGATATATCTCGTAAGAAAAAATTACTGCAAAAGCAAGCTAAAGGTAAAAAACGCCTCAAAGCGATCGGTTCTGTAGATGTTCCCCAAGAGGCATTTATGGCAGTGCTGCGCTTGAGCGGACAGTAA
- a CDS encoding class I SAM-dependent methyltransferase, with protein MNSSIKLNDYKQQIANLYSDRSANYDRGDWHPRIARRLVEYAELNSGQHVLDLATGTGMVAIEAAQIVGTSGRVIGIYISAGMLDKAKQKARSLGLNNLEFLLADAEALNLPDNSCARIFCSSAFIWMSDLIAALRLWHQLLKPEGLLGFHAFAETAFIPGVVAQNVLKKYGVSLLLNKPTGTVEKCHNLLQQAGFDEINIKTETDGSYISLEKAKQMWLNLSSLPTPGQYPNPLSKLSSEQLLKAKNEFDAELEQLNTKRGIWNDATVFYTFGRKPKSSVN; from the coding sequence GTGAATTCCTCGATAAAGTTAAATGATTACAAACAGCAAATAGCAAATCTCTATAGCGATCGCAGTGCTAATTACGATCGCGGCGATTGGCATCCACGAATTGCACGCCGTCTTGTCGAATACGCAGAACTTAACTCAGGACAACACGTTTTAGATCTTGCTACTGGAACGGGTATGGTTGCTATCGAAGCCGCTCAAATTGTCGGCACTTCGGGACGGGTAATTGGGATTTATATCTCAGCAGGAATGCTAGATAAAGCAAAGCAAAAAGCTCGATCGCTCGGTTTGAATAACCTTGAGTTTCTACTTGCAGATGCCGAAGCTTTAAATTTACCAGACAACAGTTGCGCTCGCATTTTTTGTTCGTCAGCTTTTATTTGGATGTCCGATTTAATTGCTGCCTTACGGCTTTGGCATCAGTTGCTAAAGCCAGAAGGATTACTCGGCTTCCATGCCTTTGCCGAAACAGCTTTTATACCAGGAGTTGTGGCACAGAACGTACTAAAAAAATATGGTGTTTCTCTGTTACTTAATAAGCCAACGGGAACGGTAGAAAAATGTCATAATTTGTTGCAGCAAGCGGGTTTTGATGAAATTAACATCAAAACAGAAACAGATGGTAGCTACATCAGTCTAGAGAAAGCCAAACAAATGTGGCTCAATCTTAGCTCGTTGCCCACACCAGGACAGTATCCCAATCCTTTGTCAAAACTTTCATCCGAGCAATTGCTAAAGGCTAAAAATGAATTTGATGCCGAATTAGAGCAGCTAAATACCAAACGAGGTATTTGGAACGATGCCACTGTTTTTTATACCTTTGGACGTAAGCCAAAATCCAGCGTTAATTAA
- the lpdA gene encoding dihydrolipoyl dehydrogenase — protein sequence MSEFDYDLIIIGAGVGGHGAALHAVKCGLKTAIVEAGDMGGTCVNRGCIPSKALLAASGRVRELTNTHHLEDMGIRFGGGVQFDRSAIAAHATDLVEKIQGDLTNSLKRLKVDIIRGWGQVAGKQKVTVETAEGEKTFTAKDIMLCPGSIPFVPPGIEVDDKTVFTSDSAVRLESLPDWIAIIGSGYIGLEFSDVYTALGCEVTMIEALDNLMPGFDPDIAKIAQRVLIAPRDIETYQGVFATKVTPGTPVVIELTDAKTKEVVNVLEVDACLVATGRIPATKKLGLERLAVSTDKRGFIPVNDKMQVLRDGEPVPHLWAVGDATGKLMLAHAASGQGVVAVENICGQEKEIDYRSIPAAAFTHPEISYVGLTEAQAKELGEKEGWEAATVKTYYKGNSKALAEGETDGMAKVVYRKDTGELLGVHIIGIHASDLIQEAANAIARRESVQNLSFNIHTHPTLSEVLDEAYKRAQVVGV from the coding sequence ATGAGCGAATTTGATTACGATTTAATTATTATTGGTGCGGGTGTAGGCGGACACGGTGCGGCACTACACGCAGTTAAGTGTGGCTTGAAAACCGCAATTGTCGAAGCGGGAGATATGGGCGGAACTTGCGTCAATCGCGGCTGTATTCCTTCTAAAGCATTACTTGCGGCTTCTGGTAGGGTCAGAGAGTTGACTAACACCCATCACTTAGAGGATATGGGGATTAGGTTTGGTGGTGGAGTACAATTCGATCGTAGCGCGATCGCCGCTCATGCTACAGATTTGGTCGAAAAAATTCAGGGAGATCTAACTAATAGTCTCAAACGTCTCAAGGTAGATATCATTCGCGGTTGGGGACAAGTGGCGGGCAAGCAAAAAGTAACAGTAGAGACAGCCGAGGGGGAAAAAACTTTTACTGCTAAAGATATTATGCTCTGTCCTGGTTCGATTCCCTTTGTTCCTCCTGGTATAGAAGTAGACGACAAAACCGTATTTACTAGCGATAGTGCAGTAAGACTGGAATCACTTCCCGACTGGATCGCCATCATTGGTAGTGGCTACATCGGTTTGGAATTTTCTGATGTTTATACGGCTTTGGGCTGCGAAGTAACCATGATTGAAGCTTTAGATAACTTAATGCCTGGTTTCGATCCCGACATTGCCAAAATCGCCCAGAGAGTTTTGATCGCTCCTCGCGATATTGAAACCTATCAAGGTGTGTTCGCTACTAAAGTTACCCCTGGCACACCAGTGGTTATCGAATTAACTGATGCTAAGACTAAAGAAGTAGTAAATGTATTAGAAGTAGATGCCTGTCTGGTAGCAACTGGACGGATCCCCGCCACTAAAAAGCTTGGTTTGGAAAGATTAGCCGTCAGTACCGACAAGCGAGGCTTTATTCCCGTTAACGATAAAATGCAGGTACTACGCGATGGCGAACCAGTACCCCATCTTTGGGCTGTGGGAGATGCTACGGGTAAATTAATGTTGGCTCATGCTGCTTCTGGGCAGGGAGTAGTAGCAGTAGAAAATATTTGCGGACAGGAAAAAGAAATCGACTATCGCAGTATTCCCGCTGCTGCGTTTACCCACCCCGAAATTAGCTATGTAGGCTTAACCGAGGCACAGGCAAAAGAATTGGGCGAAAAAGAAGGCTGGGAAGCAGCTACCGTCAAAACTTACTATAAAGGCAATTCTAAAGCCTTGGCTGAAGGAGAAACTGACGGTATGGCAAAGGTAGTGTACCGTAAGGATACTGGAGAACTATTGGGAGTTCATATTATCGGTATCCACGCTTCCGACTTGATTCAAGAAGCCGCCAATGCGATCGCCCGCAGAGAATCGGTACAAAACCTATCGTTTAACATTCACACCCATCCTACCCTTTCTGAAGTTCTCGATGAGGCTTACAAACGCGCTCAAGTAGTTGGCGTTTAA
- the trpC gene encoding indole-3-glycerol phosphate synthase TrpC, which yields MQIRRRNPNPQVNTGEVIYKSKIPNTEPQHILEEIVWYKETEVDRMRDRLPLQKLRQQVADVPPAKDFLAALRQGKTNPALIAEVKKASPSKGVIREDFNPVAIAQAYERGGASCLSVLTDKKFFQGSFDNLSLVRKSVDLPLLCKEFIIYPYQIFFARAKGADAVLLIAAILNDRDLNYFVKITKSLGMTPLIEVHTLAELDRVLAIDDVELIGINNRNLEDFSVSLQTTQDLLQARREKLIARDILIVSESGLHTPEDLNTVTKAGAKAVLIGESLVKQDAIEQAVSELFSV from the coding sequence ATGCAAATTAGACGCAGAAATCCCAATCCTCAAGTCAACACAGGGGAAGTAATCTATAAGTCAAAAATTCCCAATACCGAGCCACAGCATATTTTAGAAGAAATTGTCTGGTACAAAGAAACCGAAGTAGATAGAATGCGCGATCGCCTGCCGTTGCAAAAGTTACGCCAACAGGTTGCCGATGTACCTCCAGCAAAAGATTTTCTCGCTGCTTTGCGACAAGGCAAAACCAATCCTGCTTTAATAGCAGAAGTCAAAAAAGCTTCGCCATCTAAAGGGGTAATTAGAGAAGACTTCAATCCTGTAGCGATCGCTCAGGCATACGAACGAGGAGGCGCGAGTTGTCTTTCGGTATTGACCGACAAAAAGTTTTTTCAGGGTAGCTTTGATAACCTTAGCTTGGTTAGAAAGTCGGTAGACTTACCTCTATTGTGCAAAGAATTTATCATCTATCCCTACCAGATCTTTTTTGCCCGTGCTAAGGGTGCTGATGCAGTTTTATTGATTGCGGCGATTTTAAACGATCGCGACCTAAATTATTTTGTCAAAATTACAAAATCTCTAGGTATGACACCTTTGATTGAGGTTCATACTCTAGCAGAATTAGATCGGGTACTGGCGATCGACGACGTAGAGTTAATTGGAATTAATAACCGCAACCTGGAAGATTTTTCGGTTAGTTTGCAGACTACTCAAGATCTACTACAAGCCAGACGAGAAAAATTAATTGCCAGAGATATATTAATAGTCAGCGAATCTGGTTTGCATACGCCAGAAGACTTAAACACGGTTACAAAAGCAGGAGCAAAAGCCGTTTTGATTGGCGAATCTTTAGTCAAACAAGACGCTATAGAACAAGCAGTTTCTGAGTTGTTTTCTGTTTGA
- a CDS encoding polysaccharide deacetylase family protein, translated as MINFSQGLVETVSRLFPDAIFYKKTTEKVVALTIDDAPSYDDPDDLATQLILDAIARHNSQLSPSQQVRATFFIISNHIEDHSDILQKIIDCGHEVGNHGIADSTHAWLTTLEFEKQLKEAQEKLLALTGKSRIRWYRPGRGIYNRQMLKAVEHLTEQEDYDMKLVLASMIPVDTYDLANHPRLTAWYVRQLVFPGAILVFHAGSAKVARQTATALEMILDELAKKNYRVVSMSELWDLY; from the coding sequence ATGATAAATTTCTCACAGGGATTAGTAGAAACAGTTTCCAGACTATTTCCCGATGCGATTTTCTATAAAAAAACTACCGAAAAAGTGGTTGCTCTGACTATAGATGATGCACCTAGCTATGACGATCCCGACGATCTTGCTACTCAACTAATATTAGATGCGATCGCCAGACATAACTCTCAGCTTAGTCCCTCTCAACAGGTTAGAGCTACTTTTTTTATTATTAGCAACCACATTGAAGACCACTCTGATATTTTGCAAAAAATTATCGATTGCGGTCATGAAGTTGGCAATCATGGTATCGCTGATAGCACTCATGCCTGGTTGACTACTTTAGAGTTTGAAAAGCAACTTAAAGAAGCGCAAGAAAAATTGCTGGCTCTAACGGGGAAGAGTCGTATCAGATGGTATCGTCCTGGTAGGGGTATCTACAATCGCCAAATGTTAAAAGCGGTCGAGCATCTGACAGAACAAGAAGACTATGATATGAAATTGGTATTGGCTTCGATGATTCCCGTAGATACTTACGATTTAGCCAATCATCCTCGACTGACTGCTTGGTATGTCAGACAGTTAGTTTTTCCTGGAGCAATTTTAGTATTTCATGCAGGTTCGGCAAAAGTTGCTCGACAGACTGCTACAGCGTTAGAGATGATTTTGGACGAATTAGCAAAGAAAAATTACCGTGTCGTTTCCATGAGCGAGTTATGGGATCTGTATTAA
- a CDS encoding glutathione S-transferase family protein has protein sequence MAIPKLVIGNKNYSSWSLRAWLMLSKLEIFEEVLVPLSTAGSKERLLSYSPTGKVPVYLEDDLVIWDTIAIAEYLAEKYPQLLPRDTKQRARARSISAEMHSGFFALRENMPMNCRATDRRVELTPELTSDIDRVRAIWTECRNDNAAAGSWLFGSFSMADAMFAPVVFRFNTYGVECDRLETEYMQTVLQDSDVQQWYEAAVKEPEVIEEEEVGMN, from the coding sequence ATGGCAATACCCAAATTAGTTATTGGCAATAAGAACTATTCATCATGGTCTTTAAGAGCTTGGCTGATGCTGTCCAAGTTAGAGATATTTGAAGAAGTGCTGGTGCCATTATCTACAGCAGGATCTAAGGAACGGCTACTTAGCTATTCTCCTACAGGCAAAGTACCTGTTTATCTAGAAGACGATCTGGTAATTTGGGATACGATCGCGATCGCAGAATACCTGGCAGAAAAATATCCCCAACTATTACCAAGGGACACTAAGCAGCGTGCTAGAGCACGTTCTATTTCAGCAGAAATGCACTCTGGTTTTTTTGCCTTAAGAGAAAATATGCCTATGAATTGCCGTGCCACAGATCGCAGAGTGGAACTTACTCCAGAATTAACCAGTGATATCGATCGCGTTCGAGCTATCTGGACTGAGTGCAGAAACGACAACGCCGCAGCAGGTTCGTGGCTGTTTGGTTCTTTTAGTATGGCAGATGCGATGTTTGCTCCAGTAGTTTTTCGGTTTAATACCTATGGAGTCGAGTGCGATCGCCTAGAAACTGAGTATATGCAAACGGTGTTACAAGACTCCGATGTCCAGCAGTGGTACGAAGCTGCTGTAAAAGAGCCAGAAGTTATAGAGGAAGAAGAAGTAGGGATGAACTAG
- a CDS encoding ferredoxin produces the protein MGKTKYRVSEFNLIGELQKTSKKKGKIKYLKLVSDRGEYWIKVSKTIRKNLDKNISKGCRLKVLGQQKQNFKTGKIKLKANSIDLVACNLKPANVKVKEKKVSLAPIFDRQKKVKAKVLICQKNNCWKRGGKIIHDKLTEMFRKSGLENEIEIKKTGCLKKCKQAPNIVMMPDKSRYSKVNPKQVPALVEKHLIV, from the coding sequence ATGGGAAAAACTAAATACCGAGTTTCTGAATTCAACTTGATTGGAGAACTGCAAAAAACCTCGAAGAAAAAAGGAAAAATCAAATATCTCAAACTCGTTAGCGATCGAGGTGAATATTGGATTAAAGTAAGCAAGACAATTCGCAAAAATTTAGATAAAAATATCTCTAAAGGTTGTCGTTTAAAAGTATTAGGGCAACAGAAGCAAAATTTTAAGACAGGTAAAATTAAATTAAAAGCCAACTCGATCGATTTAGTTGCCTGTAATCTCAAGCCAGCAAATGTAAAAGTTAAAGAAAAAAAAGTTTCTCTAGCACCAATCTTCGATCGCCAGAAAAAAGTAAAAGCCAAAGTATTGATCTGTCAAAAAAACAACTGTTGGAAGCGCGGCGGTAAAATAATTCACGATAAACTTACGGAGATGTTTCGCAAAAGCGGCTTAGAAAATGAAATTGAAATTAAAAAAACTGGCTGTCTGAAAAAGTGCAAACAGGCTCCCAATATAGTAATGATGCCAGATAAAAGCCGCTATAGTAAAGTAAATCCCAAACAAGTTCCCGCACTAGTAGAAAAACACCTAATTGTTTGA
- a CDS encoding Asr1405/Asl0597 family protein, producing the protein MNYSDRFHQNQTKLNLKANGEKALEVIWTHRWQIFHRLQALEITCHCATNEPLWVRLNDVRAAIQIWSVVKQHSAPRHELVTWLDRCWQIENYRNNS; encoded by the coding sequence ATGAATTATAGCGATCGCTTTCATCAAAATCAAACAAAACTCAACTTAAAGGCAAACGGAGAAAAAGCTTTAGAAGTCATCTGGACGCATAGATGGCAAATATTTCATCGTTTGCAGGCGTTAGAAATAACTTGTCATTGTGCTACCAATGAGCCTTTATGGGTACGATTGAATGATGTAAGAGCAGCTATTCAAATTTGGAGCGTTGTCAAACAGCACAGCGCACCACGTCACGAACTAGTTACCTGGTTAGATCGCTGTTGGCAAATAGAAAATTATCGCAATAATTCCTAA